TACGGCTCAGACCAAGTTCCTTTTCCACATCGCGGATCGAGGGCAGCGTGTCGCCGGGGCGGAGTTGACCGGTGAGCAGCGCCAGTTTGATGCGATCGCTGATCTGGACATGCGCCGGAATATGACTGTAGGGTTCCAGGTAAAACTTAACGCTCATGGAAATGATTCACCATCCTTTTGTGAGTTGACAACCTCGCTCGATTTACAGCATAATGCCGCCTGTCTGAATTTTGAAACAATTGTATAAAGACGAGGGAACATTGCAACAACTCGCATGTCACAATGCTTCTTGGTGTTGGCATCGGCAACATTTTGCGGATTTGCCTGTCATTTGTCCAGTCATCGAATCACTGGCGTTCAACGCCCCCGTGGTTTGTATGAAAGAAAAATGGGAGGAATTGGTATGAGGCAAACTCGTATGCGGCAAGTTATGAAAGGCGTGTTCATCGTTGTGTTGGGGTTGATCGCTGTGGCCTATGGCGGCCCCGACGTGTTGGCGCAACGAACGACAGCCAATATCGAAGGAACGGTGACAGACCCGAAAGGGGACGTGGTGGTTGGAGCGAAAGTCACGGCGCGGAATGTCGCCACCAATCTTGAGCGGTCCGTGGTGACGAACGAAAGTGGCTCCTATTCGCTGCCGTTTCTTCCGATTGGCACATACGATCTGACAATCGAAGCGCCGGGCTTTCAGACGGAAGTCCGACGTGGCATCACATTGCAGATTGAACAGACAGCCCGGCTCAACATTGAACTGCGAGTTGGGGCTCCAACGGAGACCGTCGAGGTGACGGCGGCGCCGCCCTTGACAGACACAGCCACGCCGACCATTGGCGATGTCATCGAAAATCGCCGGATCGTTGAACTGCCGTTGAACGGGCGCAACTTCATTCAGCTTTCCTTGCTAGCTCCCAATACAGTACCGCAGAACGAAGGTGGCAACGGCGGATTTGATACAGCCAGCTCTGGCAACGTGGGATTTGTCGTCAACGGCGGACGCAATGATCAGAACGCTTATTTGATTGATGGCATTCAAGCGCAGGATCACTACTTCAACACGGTGACCATTACGCCATCCATTGAGGCCATCCAGGAATTTCGCGTGCTGCAAAATTCCTATTCGACTGAATACGGGACCTACGCCTCAGGTCAAGTCGTCATCGCCACCAAATCAGGCACCAACAGCATTCACGGTTCAGCCTTCCACTTTTTGCGGAATGACAAACTGGATGCGAAGAACTTTTTCGATCTACCCAATCGTCCGATTCCGGCGTTTCGCCAGAACAACTTTGGTGGGAGCATCGGTGGGCCGTTCGTCAAAGACCGCACATTCTTTTTCTTCACGTATGAAGGGCTGCGCGTCCGCAAGGAAGAGACTGTACTGTCGGCATTGTTGACGGCTGAGGAGCGGCAAGGCCTGTTTCGCGATCCGGTGAGAAATCCGGCAACGGGTCAGAATTTCCCCACCGTCACCGTTGGTGGCCGCACGTTCTATCAAGTGCCTATTGCGCCGATAGCGCGGACGATCATTGATCGGTTCTTCCCGGTGCCGAATTTGCGGCCTAACGAGCGCGGCCTCAATCACGTGTCGGTCAGCCCGCGCATTGAAGATCGCGATCAAGTGGTCGTTCGTGTGGATCACCGGTTCACGGCGCAGAATACATTCTTCGGCCGGTACATCTGGGGGCGTGGCGACCAGAGCTTGCCGTTTGCCGATAATATCTTGACATTCGATCCGCCGCCCCCGCCAGGATTCGCTACGCCGATTGAAGACGACAGCCAGAATCTGGCGCTCGGCTTGACGACGGTCTTCACCGACCGCGTGGTCAATGAGCTGCGGCTGGGCTGGAATTTTTATGACGGCAAGCGCACGGCCTCCAACACGGATGTGAACTTCGCTCGACTCAACGGCGTGAATCAAGAGATTGCCGTGCGCGACCGTGGTTTTCCGGCCTTCACCGTGCCGACCCTTTCTCAGTTTGGCGACTCAGATGTGTTCAATCCGCTGTTCCGCAAGAACAATGAGTATCAGATTTCCGACAGCCTGGCCTGGACACGAGGCAATCATACGCTGAAGTTCGGCGCCGATTACCGGCATGTTCGGTTTGACACGCTCTCGAATTTCTTCACTCGTGGCTTCCCGCAGTTCGGCAGCGGGTTTTTGTCGGTGACCGGCGATGCGCGCGCTGATTTTCTGTTGGATCGGCCGTTTGCTATCGTCAAATTGCAAGGCGACACGACCGGCAATTTCCGCACCAATTTGTTTGGCGTGTTCTTTCATGATGAATATCGAGCGACGCGCCGGCTGACGTTGAACTACGGGCTTCGCTATGAGGTCTTCCCGCCAATCTACGAAATCAACAACCGGCTGGCCGTGTTCGATCAATTCACCGGAGAGATCGTGCTGGCCGGCGATACGTTGCCGCCGGAGGTCAATGGTCGGTTCGTCACGGAGTACAACACGCTGCTGCGTGCTCTTGGCTTGCCGCCGGTGAAATTTGTCACGGCGAAGTCGCGTGGTTTGGGTCGCTCTGTCACGCGGACGGATTTCAGAAATTATGCGCCGCGACTTGGGCTTTCCTACGACGTGTATGGGACCGGCAAGACGGTGCTACGCGCCGCCTATGGCATTTACAATGCGCTTCGTGATTGGTCAGCATCGTCCGATTCGCGCAATTTGTTGCCGTATACGGTTCAGCTTGTGCTGTTGGATTTTGCCCGATTTGGCGCGCCGTTGCCGCCGCTCCGATATGCTGACGCTTACGGTCCTGTGTCGGATCCGCACAACATTCCCATCAGCGGCATCAGTCCGCAGATTGATATGCCGATCGGCTATGTGCAGAACTACACGTTGAACATTCAGCAACAACTGACTCCCAACATGGTCTTGGAGATTGCCTATGTCGGGTCTACCGGCATCAACCTGAATCGGCTGACCACGGGTAATCCAGAGAACATCGTCACGGGCGTGCGTCCTGTGCCCAATTTCAGCTTCTACATTCAGGAGGCCAGCGGCGCGACGAGCACCTATCACAGCGGATTTGTGCGGATGGAGCGGCGCTTTTCACGCGGGCTGGCCTTTGTTGGTTCTTACACCTATGCGAAGGCCATTGACACGGTCTCGTCAGCGCGAGAAGAGGGCGGCGCGCCGACGCGTGAGCAGGACGCGCGTTGTTTGCGCTGTGAACGTGGTCGGTCCAATTGGGATGTACGCCATCGGTTTGTGGCCAGTTTTCTGTATGATCTGCCGTTTGGGCCGGGCCGAGCTTGGGCCGGCGACGCCAAAGGGGCGGCTGCCAAGATCATTGGCGGTTGGCAAATCGGCGGCATCGTTTCGTTGAATACCGGACAGCCGTTGACGCCGCAGCACCCGCTTGGCGCAACTGCCGGTTTTCGGTTCCCGCGCCCGGATGTGGTGGGCAATCCAAACTTGCCGGCTAGTCGGCGCGACCCGGCCAGGTGGTTCGATACGACGGTCTTCCGGGCGCCGCCTGTGAGCCCGCAAAGCGGGCAAGCGTTACCGGGCAGCGCCGGGCGCAACATCATTGACGGTCCGGGATTCCAGCAGGTGGACTTCACCATTCAGAAGCTCACCAACATCACAGAGACCGTCGGGATTCAATTTCGCGCCGAGTTCTTCAATCTGTTCAATCATCCGAATTTCAATCTGCCGGATCGCGTGTTCATTCCCGGCCCTGACGGGCGCAACATCAACCCTAACTTCGGGGTGATCACTACGGCGAAGAACTCGCGGCAGATTCAATTCGGCTTGAAATTGATCTTTTAGGACGGTTATCGAGGCATTTGATTAGTCGTCATCTTGACACAGGCAACAATGATTGCTATTGATGTCGGGACACAATAGGGAGGTGGTATGGCATATCGCGTAGGCATTGACGTGGGTGGCACGTTCACTGATGTGCTGTTATTCAA
This genomic interval from Blastocatellia bacterium contains the following:
- a CDS encoding carboxypeptidase regulatory-like domain-containing protein gives rise to the protein MRQVMKGVFIVVLGLIAVAYGGPDVLAQRTTANIEGTVTDPKGDVVVGAKVTARNVATNLERSVVTNESGSYSLPFLPIGTYDLTIEAPGFQTEVRRGITLQIEQTARLNIELRVGAPTETVEVTAAPPLTDTATPTIGDVIENRRIVELPLNGRNFIQLSLLAPNTVPQNEGGNGGFDTASSGNVGFVVNGGRNDQNAYLIDGIQAQDHYFNTVTITPSIEAIQEFRVLQNSYSTEYGTYASGQVVIATKSGTNSIHGSAFHFLRNDKLDAKNFFDLPNRPIPAFRQNNFGGSIGGPFVKDRTFFFFTYEGLRVRKEETVLSALLTAEERQGLFRDPVRNPATGQNFPTVTVGGRTFYQVPIAPIARTIIDRFFPVPNLRPNERGLNHVSVSPRIEDRDQVVVRVDHRFTAQNTFFGRYIWGRGDQSLPFADNILTFDPPPPPGFATPIEDDSQNLALGLTTVFTDRVVNELRLGWNFYDGKRTASNTDVNFARLNGVNQEIAVRDRGFPAFTVPTLSQFGDSDVFNPLFRKNNEYQISDSLAWTRGNHTLKFGADYRHVRFDTLSNFFTRGFPQFGSGFLSVTGDARADFLLDRPFAIVKLQGDTTGNFRTNLFGVFFHDEYRATRRLTLNYGLRYEVFPPIYEINNRLAVFDQFTGEIVLAGDTLPPEVNGRFVTEYNTLLRALGLPPVKFVTAKSRGLGRSVTRTDFRNYAPRLGLSYDVYGTGKTVLRAAYGIYNALRDWSASSDSRNLLPYTVQLVLLDFARFGAPLPPLRYADAYGPVSDPHNIPISGISPQIDMPIGYVQNYTLNIQQQLTPNMVLEIAYVGSTGINLNRLTTGNPENIVTGVRPVPNFSFYIQEASGATSTYHSGFVRMERRFSRGLAFVGSYTYAKAIDTVSSAREEGGAPTREQDARCLRCERGRSNWDVRHRFVASFLYDLPFGPGRAWAGDAKGAAAKIIGGWQIGGIVSLNTGQPLTPQHPLGATAGFRFPRPDVVGNPNLPASRRDPARWFDTTVFRAPPVSPQSGQALPGSAGRNIIDGPGFQQVDFTIQKLTNITETVGIQFRAEFFNLFNHPNFNLPDRVFIPGPDGRNINPNFGVITTAKNSRQIQFGLKLIF